GACTAGGCTGAAAAGATATGCCGCTATATTTGTTTGGACATTCTATTTTATGTTCGCATTTGGTTCGGATTTATTTGGATTCAAATAATTCAGAGAGGAGAGTTTATTATTCATTCGGATTTCATGACTATTTCGTTCGATTTCGGTTCAGATAAGTATCAGATATAGAACAGTTTCAGATCGATTTaatggaaaaataattaaaaattattcaatttaaataaaaatttagtttaatcttactaaattttgtaattatatgtatcattttattaaatataactaaaagtTTTTGGCTATCTAggtttatttttgatatttgttataaaattcGCAAAAAATGACATGCTTTTGCTGGTTATGACATGATCATGTATAAGCTGGAAATCATTCAACttcttattttggtttgaaaaatgtaaattgtAGGGCAACCAACAAATCATGTGCAACCTTTAAAGCCGTTGATTTgataataatatgaaataaGATGTCCATTTTCAGAGTTGCAACaacattgaaaaaaattaaacaataataagatggaaaaaaaactcacataaTTCTCAGAAGTGAATTTAAAACGTGTAAACAGATTCTCTATCAAACTTGTTTTCAGAGGATAAATGCACTTTCTTAAGATTGCCTAAACTCTCGATAGATATAACGAATAGATACCTTGAGATATCACTTATATCCAAAAAGGTTGTTGTTATACAAAAGTTCTTAAAGAAATCAAcctattaagaaaataaaggtTAGGGGTTCTACcggatttctttcttttcatttcttccAATTTCGTTTTTCTCCTAACACATAGTTGGTCTCTGTATTGTAGCGTGAACTGGCAACATAGATATTGTGTTCATAGCATCGGATTTACTTCTTTGTTAACTGATCACCACTACACTCCCAACCCCCTCGTCAAAATCAGTATATGAATGATCAAACTCTAGCCTATAACAATACGGATATTTTGATGTTGATTTCATGGAAAAGTTGTATGTATGAAAGAGTGTCATCAACTACATAGCATTGAGCCAGTTTTCTCTAGTGGCGACTACTCTATCTCCCACCGCTGTAATATATAGGATATATCAGTTAgagcaattttttttatagttttgtatATTCTCGGCTGACTATATAATCTAAACAAGATCTCGCGAGAGTATATTAGCTCATCTCTACCACTATCACTATCACTGTCACTATCACTATTACTATCACTATCAACTATAACTTTAAATATCTATGTCTAATCaaactacatatatatgtagatcCATGCATTTCTAAGTTTGAATTGTTTctatgccaaaaaaaaaaaaaaaaattggttaatGTTTGACAAAACGACTGTTCACAGCCTCTCTATGGTAGTTGAACATATACcatatactttttgtttagataaaaCATATGTAATAACAAATTTAGGTAAACCTACTCTTGATCTTAGCTAGGTTTGAGCAAAGCATTTCATTTCAACAACGTACAATAATACAATCACGAAATGAAATGACACTCGCATTTGGGCCTTCCGCTTTTTACCTGTAGGCCTTTAGCCTTAGCCCGTTAAGGGCTTTGCtaaatattgtaaaatacaaaagtaCCCTCAAAGATTAGATCGATTTTCATTTGAAACCTAGATAAACGGAGTCAACAGACGGAGTTTTGCCGTTAAGAGGGAAGACACAGTCCTCTCACAACTCTTCCACTTCTCTCTTTCCTACAAATTTCTCGTTCCTCCGACCTCTCTCGCCGGTAAGTCAATTTTCCGGtgagaaaatgattaaatCTTCCTGAAATGTATAATAAAATCCTCTTTGTGCCATACACTTGTGTTTTTAGTAACTGCTTTATCCCAAAAACTCTGGAATTTTGACTTTCATAGCTCATTcactcatttttgtttttatctgaATTTGGTTCAAAGTTTCGTTTTTTATTAGCAGAAGTCATCTCTAACTACTTAATTTGGTGAAGATGatctttttcttactttaaCATGTTTATCTTTGTACAAACAGGAAATTGTGTAGCATTTGTCTATAAATGGGTTTGGATTCTAAAGAAGCTGATTTGGAGGTAATAAGAGATGAGAAATCTGAAGCAAACACTGTGTGTTTACATGCGTTTTCAGATTTAACCTATGTGTCTCCTGTTGTGTTCTTATACCTACTCAAAGAATGCTATAAACATGGTAAATCCTTGCTTTACTTCTTTTTCAAGttctcaatttgttttctagtttAAGTAAATGAATGGGTATTTCAGGTAGCTTGAAGGCAACAAAAAAGTTCCAAGCTTTACAGTATCAAGTTCATCGAGTTCTAGCTAATAAACCTCAACCAGGACCTGCTACTTTCATTATTAATTGTCTCACTTTACTTCCTTTATTTGGGGTATATGGTGAAGGCTTTAGTCATTTAGTTATATCAGCTCTTCGCCGCTTCTTTAAAACAGTATCTGAACCAACTAGTGAAGAAGATATTTGTTTGGCGAGAAAGCTAGCTGCTCAGTTCTTCCTTGCTACTGTTGGTGGATCTTTAACTTATGATGAGAAGGTTATGGTGCATACTCTTAGAGTGTTTGATGTGAGGTTAACTAGTATCGATGAAGCCTTGTCTATCTCGGAAGTTTGGCAGAGATATGGGTTTGCTTGTGGAAATGCGTTTCTGGAACAATACATTTCTGACTTGATCAAGTCGAAATCTTTCATGACGGCTGTGACTCTGTTAGAGCATTTCTCTTTCCGTTTCCCTGGAGAAacttttcttcaacaaatGGTTGAGGATAAAAATTTCCAAGCTGCAGAGAGATGGGCTACCTTCATGGGAAGGCCAAGTTTATGCATTCTTGTTCAAGAGTATGGCTCAAGGAATATGCTAAAGCAGGCctataatatcataaataagaacTATCTACAGCATGACTTTCCCGAATTGTATCACAAGTGTAAAGAAAGGTTGTTGCAGTCTCTATTGCTTCTCATTTGTAAACAGTGTACAGCAGGgtacatatacaaaattaacACTAAACGATGACCTTTTCCCAATTGATTGGCAGTGCTCTGAAGGTTCTAGCAGAAAAAGCATGTTGGGATGTTGCTGAAATTAAGACAAAAGGTGATAGACAGCTTCTGAAGTATCTGGTAAGCACTTGTTGTACATATAATCAATGTCTAAagacatttttcattttcctaGGTTGATATTTTCTGTATCACCGTCTGTTTTGctgaaattttggtttggttttaaggTATACTTGGCAGTGGAAGCTGGATACTTGGAGAAGGTTGATGAACTGTGCGATCGATATTCACTTCAAGGGCTGCCAAAAGCACGAGGTATATATTGCTGCACGGAACCATGCCTAGTGTTTCAAAACTATACGACGCTTACAGTGgtattctttattttgttcagAGGCTGAGGTtgcttttgttgaaaaaaGCTTTCTGCGTCTCAACGATCTAGCTGTAGAAGATGTAGTTTGGGTTGATGAAGTCAACGAGTTGAGAAAAGCAACTTCTTTTCTTGAAGGATGTAGAGTTGTGG
This sequence is a window from Arabidopsis thaliana chromosome 1 sequence. Protein-coding genes within it:
- a CDS encoding Polynucleotidyl transferase, ribonuclease H-like superfamily protein (Polynucleotidyl transferase, ribonuclease H-like superfamily protein; FUNCTIONS IN: 3'-5' exonuclease activity, nucleic acid binding; INVOLVED IN: nucleobase, nucleoside, nucleotide and nucleic acid metabolic process; LOCATED IN: intracellular; EXPRESSED IN: 12 plant structures; EXPRESSED DURING: 6 growth stages; CONTAINS InterPro DOMAIN/s: Polynucleotidyl transferase, ribonuclease H fold (InterPro:IPR012337), 3'-5' exonuclease (InterPro:IPR002562); BEST Arabidopsis thaliana protein match is: 3'-5' exonuclease domain-containing protein (TAIR:AT5G24340.1); Has 1695 Blast hits to 1690 proteins in 549 species: Archae - 0; Bacteria - 819; Metazoa - 246; Fungi - 58; Plants - 209; Viruses - 0; Other Eukaryotes - 363 (source: NCBI BLink).), producing MGLDSKEADLEVIRDEKSEANTVCLHAFSDLTYVSPVVFLYLLKECYKHGSLKATKKFQALQYQVHRVLANKPQPGPATFIINCLTLLPLFGVYGEGFSHLVISALRRFFKTVSEPTSEEDICLARKLAAQFFLATVGGSLTYDEKVMVHTLRVFDVRLTSIDEALSISEVWQRYGFACGNAFLEQYISDLIKSKSFMTAVTLLEHFSFRFPGETFLQQMVEDKNFQAAERWATFMGRPSLCILVQEYGSRNMLKQAYNIINKNYLQHDFPELYHKCKESALKVLAEKACWDVAEIKTKGDRQLLKYLVYLAVEAGYLEKVDELCDRYSLQGLPKAREAEVAFVEKSFLRLNDLAVEDVVWVDEVNELRKATSFLEGCRVVGIDCEWKPNYIKGSKQNKVSIMQIGSDTKIFILDLIKLYNDASEILDNCLSHILQSKSTLKLGYNFQCDIKQLALSYGDLKCFERYDMLLDIQNVFNEPFGGLAGLTKKILGVSLNKTRRNSDWEQRPLSQNQLEYAALDAAVLIHIFRHVRDHPPHDSSSETTQWKSHIVSHMESPKKLKKKTPKSNPTQTSASTFNKPSDNWNKWS